In the Oryza glaberrima chromosome 6, OglaRS2, whole genome shotgun sequence genome, one interval contains:
- the LOC127775698 gene encoding protein CUP-SHAPED COTYLEDON 1-like — protein sequence MERCSVLGLGGGGGGGGRLDGELPPGFRFHPTDEELITYYLLRKVVDGSFNGRAIAEIDLNKCEPWELPEKAKMGEKEWYFYSLRDRKYPTGLRTNRATGAGYWKATGKDREIRSARTGALVGMKKTLVFYRGRAPKGQKTQWVMHEYRLDGTYAYHFLSSSTRDEWVIARIFTKPGVFPVVRKGRLGISGGGGDTSCFSDSTSASVGGGGGTSASSALRAPLAEASLFAAAAAPAVDGADSSNYGGGGGGGSATATANLVTGLELVPCFSTTAHMDASFGTGQYNPAPLAVEPPPPPPAFFPSLRSLQENLQLPLFLSGGMQAGVSLQPLSGGGAFHWQSGMDVKVEGAVGRAPPQMAVGPGQLDGAFAWGF from the exons ATGGAGCGGTGCAGCGTGCTggggctgggcggcggcgggggcgggggcgggcggcTGGACGGCGAGCTGCCGCCGGGGTTCCGGTTCCACCCGACGGACGAGGAGCTGATCACCTACTACCTGCTGCGGAAGGTGGTGGACGGGAGCTTCAACGGGCGCGCCATCGCGGAGATCGACCTGAACAAGTGCGAGCCGTGGGAGCTGCCGGAGAAGGCCAAGATGGGGGAGAAGGAGTGGTACTTCTACAGCCTCCGCGACCGCAAGTACCCCACGGGACTCCGCACCAACCGCGCCACGGGCGCCGGCTACTGGAAGGCCACCGGTAAGGACCGCGAGATCCGCAGCGCCCGCACCGGCGCCCTTGTCGGCATGAAGAAGACCCTCGTCTTCTACCGCGGCCGCGCCCCCAAGGGCCAGAAGACCCAGTGGGTCATGCACGAGTACCGCCTCGACGGCACCTACGCCTAccacttcctctcctcctccacccgg GACGAGTGGGTGATAGCCAGGATCTTCACCAAGCCCGGCGTGTTCCCCGTCGTCCGCAAGGGCCGCCTCGGCataagtggcggcggcggcgacacctcGTGCTTCTCGgactccacctccgcctccgtcggcggcgggggcggcacctccgcctcgtcggcgcTGCGCGCGCCGCTGGCCGAGGCCTCgctgttcgccgccgccgcggcgccagccGTTGACGGCGCCGACAGCAGCAActacggcgggggcggcggcggcggcagcgccaccgccaccgccaactTGGTCACCGGCCTTGAGCTCGTGCCCTGCTTCTCCACCACAGCCCACATGGATGCCTCGTTCGGCACCGGGCAGTACAACCCGGCCCCGCTggccgtcgagccgccgccgccgccgccggccttctTCCCGAGCCTCCGCTCGCTGCAGGAGAACCTGCAGCTGCCGCTGTTCCTCTCCGGCGGCATGCAGGCGGGCGTGTCGTTGCAGCCgctcagcggcggcggggccttcCACTGGCAGTCCGGCATGGACGTCAAGGTCGAGggcgccgtcggccgcgcgccgccgcagaTGGCCGTTGGCCCCGGCCAGCTCGACGGCGCCTTTGCATGGGGCTTCTAG